The Arctopsyche grandis isolate Sample6627 chromosome 12, ASM5162203v2, whole genome shotgun sequence genome includes the window acccacccacccacctatgtatgtacgtatgtatataactcCATTGATACGCTGTTATGAATAATTCAAGCCGAAGGGAAACCGAGCAATTACGGGCTCACGTCTACCGCTATATAAACAACCGAAACGAATGAAGTTGTTAACCTTTTGCGCTCGGCGACGTTAGCCGGCCGCCTAAACGCTCTCGGGTCGTAGACTCGTACAACTCGTTGTTATTTCTTCTCTATAATCTATTATAGTATATGTAGCTGAAATTTCATTCAACTTTTGATTACCGACTCGCTTCATTGTCTTCGAATTCGAATTCGAATGTGCCAATACATGAATATAagtctatataatatatgtatgtatatatagtaagtctcaaatttgacatttcaaCTCCACATTGTTACATTAATTCCGATTTCTTCATAATTGATAGTCGTCATTTTCATTGATCGAGCGCATTTTCTTCACCGACAACTTGAACGCTGAACTTTTTACAAActgcatatgtatacacatgtccAAATGGTCATTTTTTCGGTATTGATTCGGATCGTTTATTAACATACAGAACTATTTGATTTTcacaaacaataataaaaataacacaaaTAAATCTTCACTTGTTGtctttttggtgatagttatgattaataatttatatttacattgagtattaatgtacaattattattgttcaaatttgtcgtcacttttttaatataaaaataagaatattgattgtttagataaatattttaattcaaaagatttcccatgaaaaaatatttactttctcAATATAGTCTTCTTCTTCCTTTCTGTATTCGTGTTCAGACGCAGGCGTCTACCACAGGCAGATATTGTTGATATGAAGTACATAGACACAATTCTTTGAGTCCCATGTTCtgatgtttcgaagccaagaagCTCCTTCTTCCATAACGTTTAATCTCTACCTGTTTCtctaatattatttgtataaaacgaTACTAGAGGCCACGGATtacatggccaaaatattcaAGCTTTTGGCGCTTTATGGTACCAAGAAACTTATTTTAATGAAGGACAATTTCATTCCTCGCGTATCGAGTGTGACACCTCATTTTAAAGGGCTCTATCCTGTTCATGCTTGACACCAAACAGTGTCCACGTTTCGAATCTGTACAGTATCACTggacatactatgtatatgtacataacatcgTAAAATTCGCAAGCGTAATTGTATTGACATCTGTCGACAAGATAAAATACTTTTGATGCTCCCGAAGACAtttactgctctttctgtatcgTATCTCGtaagaaatgtatgtatgtattataagaaATATGTCCATATGTAGAAATCGattaattaagaaagtaatgttTCCAACTtcttctttgttatttttagtTAATCTCcgtttaagtacatacatacatatgtagtacatatattcttttctttttttgtatttttattttaccataatGCTATAGCGGGTTGCTTCTGAGCgatacctatggtattaaatttgcacatatttatgtatataaatttgaaatcaaatttaaacagtcgtgacaaatagtaggtaagaTGGTTTTGCCAAATTGATGACGaaccatttcaataataaaaacagataagctggcaaactttgataggaaacgatcgacttatagtcacaaatatcccagTCTAACCGGGGATGCGACaatggtgcaagtccaaaaggttcaacaacaaaatgtacccgaaaattagtgcactgacaaaatgtacccgcgacaaaatgtccacggaaataatgttcaagcgacaaaatgttcaaaaatcctaaattttcttattttaatggaaaaagtaacttttaattgtattatatttatcgacgtacatatatggtactttttatcgtatagatcgcggatgttattaaattagaataaattacaggtgttctcaaccgtaccaacatattcttatttaaattgaacaattacattttaagcgaatgtcattgtgactcattgaatatcattttaagatgtcattgaattagtttaaatgttaggggttcttagccgtatccaatatttacttatttaaattgaaaaaaaatactttctaagcgtatgaactgcagattacattgaattagtttatatggcagggcttctcaaccgtctccaaaattttctttatttcaaatgaataatttactttttatcgtatacatcgcgggcgttattaaattagtgtaaatgacaggtgttctcacccgtatccaatatttacttatttaaattgaaaaataataataattaataattaacttaaaaaatttaggatttttgaacattttgtcgcgtgagcattttgtcgcgggtacattttgtcagtgcactaattttcgggtacattttatcgttgaaccttttggacttgcaccaattgtcgtgtaaccatatacactaaataagttttgacgattatgttgatagcttaaaaatctatgtatGATTACAATATGTGTCGTATATTAAACATACAACAttcatgtatacaaaaataaaacatcttTGCAAACAATATACGAACTCCTGTTCCAATAGACGAAAAATCGAGAAAACGAGTGTCAAGAAATTTGAAGTCAGTGGACCGGAACGCACCGTGCTGTATGGCCAACttaaatagatttaaatttgCCTATTACacatttcatttcaattcaaaatattcgtaataataaGGGTGTGATAATCTCAGATGAGAGATTTTCACGTACCACCAAAGAATCCACTGTCAGAGTAACGTCTTGGCCTACCGCAATTCCGTTGTGCAATTGAAAGACGAGAAACGACAATGGCCGAACAAAGTGCACAAAAGCGCATTTTTTTCGCGCAGCAAAGACGTTTGTTGTCGTTGTTTGACCGTTGCAAATGATGAATATTTACGTGGTTAAGCGCGCGTTTAACGACTGTGGCGATTGTCGAGCGTCGTTTATTGCCCGGTGTTAACATGTTAATTTCATGCATTAGCACATTTGCGTCCAAACTCATTATCGCCGGTGCTTTGTTATGGTGTTGCCTTGTTTTCAGTGTCGCCTTGTGACCCACTGATGCCGCGTAAACGACCGAAGGATTGAAACCGTTAAACAATTCCAAGAAATAGGATTATGATTGAAATGTCTGTATTGTCTATTATTAtagttataattatattattataattgagctagctgtttaaaattttaacaaaagcaAATGGAACTTTTCATGAAGATCAAAGACAGACATGTCCGTTTCAACACTCTTTTCGTTGAAAGGAAAATGTAGGCGTATTCGGCGTCATAACGCTGATGATTGTTTTTCAgcaaaatttcaacaaatttgGTTTTATTCTAAGTGAAGATTAAGTATACACATACGTTGCACACAGTGGTATTTGGCCTGAAAACCtggccaaaaatatttttttacgtctTTTACCAGAAAATAGCTTTCTGTACTATTACATACGAACTATTGACGATTGTaaacaatcttaaaattgttgataatttttcGATATTCTTCAAGTTCCACAAGAGGGCACTTTGTAAGAGTTATTAGTTTTTTTCTTCTCaatctttgaatttttgaataaaaagccTTTCGGTGCCTCCTCTTATTATATCAAGTAAATGCTTTAGGGTCATAGATATGACAGAATCCTCAGAAACTGGATTTAGTGgataaagaatgaaaataaatcataaattgaAGTGCCAAAATACGcttaattattttgattattgttTTATGGGGGAAATTCGGGCAAACTTTGTTTCAATAGAATAAAAGTAGAGATTTTAAAGTTTCACATAAATTTGATTCGGCTAAAATAGACAcaatacgtttaaaaatatcaatttgtacaaaaaagtaaagaaaaccTAAGGGAAAATAGTAGGGTTTGTTTGACATGTCGAAgcatgtaaaatttaaatttaaaaggaaTGAAACTTAGTTTAATCTAGTCCTAGTGTATATATCTTGCTCTTCAACGTATGTACTAAGGTTTTCCACCAAAACActtatatcatataaataatcacAAAGAAAGTTGTTCAACAACAAAATGCCGCGAACAAAAACACACTGCGTATCACACAAATGACAGGATTTGACTGCGACTACATTTGGCCAGTGAGATTTACCCAGGTAAGGACTACGCAGTGTAACGTCATATTTATCTACCTGTTTTGGGACACCAACATAAActcaatttgtgaaaatttgaatttttgatttttggccagCTTTTGTCCAAGTTTTTAGGCCGAATACCAGTATGTGCGtcgatgttttattttatgtgatCGATTAATTCAATGACTTTTCATTCATGTTCGTAGATACGAGAGAGACGGGTTTTGTGAACGCCATCACTGCGGCCGGCGTGACCTACGAAATAACGCGAGCTTGCACTGCTGGAAAATTGGTCCAGTGCTCGTGCGACAAAGCGAAAGGGGGTGGAGGAGGCGGAGGACCTATAGGTGGGCTATCTGGGAATGCAGCCCTTCCTCCAGGCGATTGGCAATGGGGTGGATGCGGTGACAACATCCGTTACGGCTACAGGAAGTCACGCGACTTCATGGACGCTCGGTATAAACGGCGCAGCGATATCAAAATACTCATCAAACTGCACAATCACAATGCAGGAAGATTAGTGAGTCacatttcaaatttgaatcttataaatttaatataatattaaattttcacattGTTCTTGTTTTTCGACTGTACAATTATTTCTATTCGAATTGATTATATAAGAACTCATTTTACttttacttatatgtacatgtttatgtTTTGTCTACAGGCCATAAAGAATTACATGAAACCTGAGTGCAAGTGCCACGGCTTGTCTGGCTCGTGCACACTCAAGACGTGCTGGTTGAAGATGCCCACGTTTCGCGAGGTCGGCAACAAACTGAAGGACGAATTCGACGGTGCTACCAAAGTCATTTCCAGCAACGACGGCAAGAGCTTCATGCCTGAAGAACGTTCCATCAAACCACCGAACCGGGCCAATCTCGTTTACACGGAAAATTCGCCAGACTTCTGCGAGGCCAACTTGAAAATCGGCTCACTGGGCACCCAGGGCAGACATTGCAACGCCACATCTCAGGGGGTGGACGGGTGCAATCTGCTCTGCTGCAACAGGGGCTTCAGTCAGAAGACAGTCAACGAATCTGTCAATTGCAGGTGTAGGTTTAAGTGGTGTTGTGACGTCACGTGCGACACGTGCATTGACAGGCGTGTCGTCAATACGTGCCATTGAAACTGCCGTGAGACGACGATGACGTCTTCTCCTCCTCGTCCTCCCCCACAGCAATTAGTCAAAAAGGTATTATTGAATTTGCTGATTGATATTGGATTGTTGAAAATCGATCCGTCTCGTCAGtcccattttcattttttttcgatcttctgaatccatctacatatgtacataaggatgtatgtatgaatatacaacATATGTCGAATTTTACATCGAAATACTTTATTTTAGTTGGGTAATGCCGAAACACGTGTATGGCTTTAGTTCTGTGCAATTCATTCGATGATactgattcaaatatttttttaatgttttatttaatacgaTTCTCAAAATAGCCATGTAAACTTTCAAATCGCTGTTTCTGGGAATCTTACTCGATGACTGAATGATAGTTTACACGTGGTAAGGTATTGATTGACGTTACCTTGAATTTTTCGATGGATTATAAGTGCACttacatttgaaaataaatttagacatcacaataaataaacaaaattgaataatatttacgATAACTCGGACGATAAAAAAGGAAATGTTATGAGATCAGACAGATTTGTTGATTTGCGATAGTGCATTTCGTAATGTGAGAATCTCTTCCGCAAAGCGGaaatattttacttaatatTAAAAACCTATCTCAtagttttatatgtaaaatgaaaaaaatattttttaatgtcttttatacatatttaaataatatatatttttacctcGCTCGGcaaaattgtgatttttatattttatgtttaaaacaaattaattcaaCTTTCATTCATTGCTTTTCGCCCCATTTtaagtataaatttatgtacaagtttacaaaaataacaagcctaatattttttatgacaatattattttaagataatatttttaaatgctatataaatataatatttcaatttgtgCTTCCATTTTGCTatgaattttatgtatttttaacgtGTATATAAATAAGACTGAATGAGTTTTTCCTACGCATTTTATCTGTGTATATATTCGCTGAATCTCGCACTGCTAACGTCGGAAAATTCACAGTTTTTCCACGCTTAGTAACGTGtggcttatttattttaaaaaacgttGCTATATGAGATTGTCGTGCCTTATACATTGTAACGTATTAGTCAATTTTCTAGTAGCTAGTTTATATTACGTTAGTATTTTTATGTTGGTCTCttgatttgtaatatatttatatatgtgaaataaaattgattttaataaaaacaaaaaaaataatttttcatttgtgaCGTTCACAGGTGTACACCGAACGAACATATAACCCACACAacaatcaatgaaaattttactaACAGTAGAAGATACACATACGTATAGAagatttgtaatatgtatatgtagtataattagAAGACTTTGCAAGTGCATATCAAGTCATCTTGAAAAATCTACAGGTACCtgtttagtattatatttatatttttatgaaactaTTGAGATACGACGTATGTATGTGCGAGGCTGGGGTTTTCGCGATTGCATCGTGACCTACACTTTGACCGCTGACTTTCACCAGATTGTGGCGagggggtggtggtggtggtggttgaATGGAGCAACAATGCTCGTGGGTAATTTGGGTCGGTTCTGAGCGGCCATTAGCTCGGAGCAACACCCAAATAATTGGCGGAGCTGTGGCCGACCACCCAGCGGCCGATGCGGCCAACCGGCCAATCGACCATGCGGCCAATTCGGCCGAGAACCGCCTCGGAGAACACGGCCACAACACCTCAACGTCCGACACGCGATCGAAGACATCGTGTGTCATTTGTCTCTCCTCAGGTCTATCTGAGTCCTCTCTTTGTcctttgtatttacatacatacttcgaaaaatgattatattatacatatgagctTAGAAATTTTTGAACTACACTGATGTGGTTGaggttttattgaattttccttttaatttttcaaaaattaaatgttacaggttttttttaataatcatgaTTGATTCGCTTGTATAAGTGCCaagtttttttggatattttatattttaaagaattttcCTTCgag containing:
- the LOC143919808 gene encoding protein Wnt-6-like — protein: MRPALVAACLLFLAPITGSVWATGSHVVMDPWMVCKKARKMRGKLADICRNETELLKQVARGQAKGVKECGYQFRARHWNCTAQRRSMRRILLKDTRETGFVNAITAAGVTYEITRACTAGKLVQCSCDKAKGGGGGGGPIGGLSGNAALPPGDWQWGGCGDNIRYGYRKSRDFMDARYKRRSDIKILIKLHNHNAGRLAIKNYMKPECKCHGLSGSCTLKTCWLKMPTFREVGNKLKDEFDGATKVISSNDGKSFMPEERSIKPPNRANLVYTENSPDFCEANLKIGSLGTQGRHCNATSQGVDGCNLLCCNRGFSQKTVNESVNCRCRFKWCCDVTCDTCIDRRVVNTCH